TTCATGAATTAAAAGCAAAGCGAAAACTACTAACGATCACAAGTGAGGCCCAACTAGTTCCCCTATCCTACAGTTAACATTATCAGCTACCTAGCAAAGCCATCGCCATGGCCagagagcaaccagagaggggGATAGGAGGATGCCAACCTGAGCTCATCACATTGAACGTcagttcacgaacagagcgccaacaACATGGTTTACAGCGCGTTCCAATGAAGTTTGGGGAATTTTTACGAGTGCCACATGACACCCAACATAACAACAACCTATGTCATGCTcaagtactcactttgatgcaatcaacaataccaaagcatgcagctagtgtttaaacattttagctagaatttaaatgtcaagatagcattgtcttactacttttctcaTACTTGGAAAAGTTAAGGTTCAATTCGAACTAAcagccattaacacttttgttacaatttttaaaaggcctaaaccctattaactgctaccaacaagtatttcatgcaatagtccatgccttatactaacccataggaccAAAATATTCAAGCACCTTTTAACTATTTTACTCAATTTCGTTAATCAAAAATGATATTTTAAACACAATCCAAATTCTTGCCGATTCAACGAAAGTTCTCGTTAAATCACAGATTCGatgtttgagctcccaaaaacCCTAGTTACAATATTCACTTCCAAAAATTACAGTTGCATTCTTATCTACCCTATTCACTCATCATTTTACATAAACACTATACACAAGTTATATCTTGTTTTTGTTTACCGAGATCGCTTTCCCATTTCATACGTGTTCTAACTTGTAAAAAATTCAAAAACCCGTTCGGCTTGATTTCTCTGAGACCTTAACTTAGGTGCTAAGTCAGCtcataacacccgaggtgttacaccacGCCTGTGACCTGCTAGGATACAAAGTTTGCAgtgattgcctatgctcgtcaatgtatggcatcacctCCTCTGGTTGCTAGAGAATAGTGAACTATGGTTGCCTGAAAGAAATGGGGTCGTCTACTATGATAGATTTCTGCCCGATCATTCCTTTGCCacctagtcttccctcgtgatgagattctggaactccgaccctattgatgtccagataatatgtgcagaactcaatggcctcctccgttgaccatccttcaaccatgccctcttctgGCCTAAacctattcctaacatacctcctgaaaactttcatcaatttttgaaagggaacatctaatgcaggtacattaggccaatggctctaatttggtcaacaagatgaacgaGCAGATACACCGAGATATAaaagtaagtcggtgggaaatgcatctcaagcctacagagagtttcggctatgtcccgctgtagctggtccagcatggacacatcaatgaccttttttgagatcacgttgaagaacaagcatagctttatgattggggcaccgacctttggggggaggataccacacagGGAAATAGGgagtagctgagtcataatgacatgacagtcatgggccttcatatagccatagttgaacttgagttctctcatgttcactagcctcttcgggttcgcacagtagcccgtcggaaCTTTGAGTtctttgaagaaagaaataagcgcacgcttttcttccttcttcaaggtcCATGATGCAACcgaaagttcgaactggccatcctCTAGCGCCACGGGATGGAGCTCCTTTCTGATTCCCATGTGTTTCATATCTaggtgtgtggctagtgaatccttcgatgttccctcgatgtccatcaaggtgttaagcatgttaccgcacacatttttagtaatgtgcatgggatcaagacagtggtagCACCAGACATCAGTACAGTGGCcaataaggtagtttccagaaaaccaattttttcttccagacGCTCTCATCAGGCACTGCTAGTGCATTTTCCCCCTTTACAAGGACAACATCCTAGTTTGTTGActtctcgaagtatcgtaggtcccgtctcgatattttggaggtaAGCCTTTTTCAATAGTCCCGTCAAAATCTTTTCTGTttctacggtaagggtgatccttaggtaggaacctacggtatcCCATATAAagtatctttgagttatttggctaGATGtatcgcatcggtgtcgtccaagcactcgacacatcctagtatagccttttgtcttctctatgGACAAGCAACCTTGCCCTAGCAGgttggtgattgtagcgataagtactgccttgatagtgacatgttcctttttatattcgtcccaaacatccttcatacccttttcaaacatctccactagttcatcgatcactggttccaaaaacacatcgatgtcattcccaggttgtcttggcccttggatcagtagtggcatctggatgtatgaccgcttcatacagagccaaggtggaaggttgtatatacagagcatcactgtccaggtgctatgattgtttctaacctggtcgaaaggattcattctATCTGCGTTCaaaccaaaccaaaggtgccttacgtctccaccgatgttcttatagaacatagtactgatagtcctccagtcatttCCAtcagcggggtgcctcatcattgtatctttcttacgctctttcaccatgccagcgcaacagcttggctaactttgcatatgtaaacagcctatgcacctagGGGGCTATAGAGAAATACCAAACGATCTTTACGtgacctcctctagtcttggtaccttcatctgacggcccttacttgtaccgtggagctttaCACTTGGGGCATGCATCCAATTCTTTGTATTCGTcttcatggtacaatatgcaatcattggaacatgcgtGAATTTTtttaacctcgaggccgatggggcagatcatttgcttggccaggtatgtcttttctggcaactcgtttttttgaAGCagtttccttattatacctaacaattgATCGAAgcatttatcgctcaatccgtttgtcgatttgaactctaacagcatgatgtcgggtTCCAGTTTGCTCACTGGACAAtccttatacaatggtgttttgtcatcatgtcttattttctctagctttcttagctgtctttcactaagacatccggtctctacattacctagcagctgagaaatgtcatcgttctcctcggtgtcgtcagctagcgtgttcctaaacacaacattaactgtggccataggttctttGTTGACACCGGGTTTCTCGTCAGTATCATGGAGAGCTATGTCAGGCAtagccacatcatcatcgttttcttgcggaacattcacaccaacgtCGCCATGCATAATCCATATcatttagtttggcatgaaccccctggtaatcaagtgcgatcgtatataCTTAGTTCTCTTCCATTTCCTTTGATTCATGCAATCTTTGCATTGGCAGAAGACATGGTTCCCAtttccagcatgggctttggcatcggtgaataaactggctgacgccagcATGTACCAGCTTGTCcattcaggacagatgcatccactctcgatccatctctgcacaaaaaaatattgagacagaaTTATAGAGAAATTAATAAGaagtcgagcttcatgaacaacaattgtagctcgaaagtaccatttattcaacacttatttaatttagtcaccccattttttgaaaatattattgtacactaattattgaaaaaatgaaattggtagcccggccatataaattgaaaatcagtagccccataaaaaacaattattgcactaATGATGAAGATAATTATTCTACtcgatgccacataaaaatgaagacactaatttaaaaaaaagactaaaattggagacatgatcatgaacaacaatgtagctccaaacaatatgttggtaggtgacacatgaatttgctcaccaaaattataaaagaatctactctactcctaagaactaattatagcatcccatactaacaatgatcttgaccaccatgtaattagctacaaatttaaatgtgttcatagacaccaaccctttggatgatggattcaccataatttgcttggaagccttgcacaaagtccaattgaaaaagtactctctagaatggagaaagaactagaatgagaatcaagcaatgtagccatcaaagcAATGCTAATTAAGCTACAAAATCAAagaagtggatgcttgttactaaccttaaagcaaaaagatcaagccattcttccaaatccaagagcttgcttcatggtgaagagcagccgcaacaatggagggagcggcccaaacgcgcgcctctgtgctCGGGATgggagagaggaggaaggagaggacggacGCCAGGCTTTTGTACTGTCATTTTATCATCGTCGGTtcttggcttgaaccggcagtgatagcccgaaatcactgtcggttcttggctagaacggACAGTGATAAGTGGCCGTCAACTCACTACCGGTGcaagccacgaaccgacagtgatgttcgaccttcactgtcggttttagcccagcctccAATTCATTCTTtgaattttgcaagctaagaaccGACAGTAGATGAGGCCAGCATGGTGGTTCACCAATCTACCGTAGTGCTGAGGCAGCAGTGATGTGAACATCGGCCAAGGCAGTTAGCACCCCTGTTACATCAAAAGACTCGGAGGGAAAAAAATCACAGTTCAAAAAAGCTATGGAAGACAGTAGATGGATAATTGGCCATATATACCCCCTAAATACTCAAGGTGAGTTCGCAGATTTTGTGAGTCCTGCGTGAGAGGCCATCAAGGACATTCGATTAAACACAGTGAGAGCGGATGATGAGATTAAATGGCGCTAATAAATCGTGTTAGGCGGCTGCTATTTATtaagtttgctgctgctgctgcttaatGAATTCACTCTGCCTCCGCTAACCACTGCAtttgtatgtgtatgtgtatgtgtatgtccATCCACATCCTCCATCTGCCTGCCTCCAACACCCAACCACCTCCTGCCCAGCTCTTAACTTCCACGGATGGAGATACCGTCGCGTCGTCCATGGAGGATGATGGAATATCCACCGTTCCACCGACTGGCCGAAACTGCATTCACACCGCACATCTGTCATCAGCCATCGCTAGCGACTGTAGCTCACAGCTCGATCGCAAGCCTATTTAAGGAGCAACATTCCATGGCACTCTCCTCTCACCTGCACttgctcactcactcactcattcCCAAGCTAATACAGTACGTACTAGCAGTCTCCTCCGACCGCAGCCGCACACGAGATCGAGGACTCGAGGCCGCCGACGACGACATGGCTCGCGTGCAGCTTACCGTGACGATCGCCGTCATGGCCGCGGTGCTGGCGGTGCTGGCGGCAGCGGCGACGACCTCGGAGGCCGCCGTCACCTGCGGGCAGGTGAACTCCGCCATCGGCCCCTGCCTCGCCTACGCCCGCGGCTCGGGCACCAGCCCCTCGGCGGCCTGCTGCAGCGGCGTGAGGAGCCTCAACTCCGCCGCCCAAAGCACCGTCGACAAGCGCACCGCCTGCAACTGCCTCAAGAGCGCCGCCGGACGTGTCAGCGGCCTCAACGCCGGCAACGCCGCCAGCATCCCCTCCAAGTGCGGCGTCAGCATCCCCTACACCATCAGCACCTCCATCGATTGCTCCAGGTATGCATGCATGTACTGACTCGATCAACAAGTATGTACATCGTTTAATTTGTGCTTCTTCCATTCCATGCATGATCCATGCAGGGTGAACTAAACCTAGctaaacgacgacgacgacgacggccgccGCCTGATCGACCGATGATCCATTCCGCCGTCGTCGGCGCCGGAGCATATCGATCATGACTTCATGAGCTCCTATCTACGCATGATGATATGAGTTGTCTACTGCTACGTACTTTACTGAATAAAATCTCTCCTCCGTCCGTACTGTGTCGTCGTGTACGCTGTGGTACGCTTTGCATCGTAGCGTGTACGTccacgtgtgtgtgtgtgagagagagaggagcCGTTCATGTCCTTCTGGCTGTTTGGTTTTTATTTCCACATGTACGCTTCCTCGCTCCTCCGATCCGTCTCCGTACGGTTTTGGAGAGGCAGACCCGGTTTGTACTATGTTCACTGCTGCTACCTTATGATACACTGCACACGCATCTTTTTGTTTGCAAATTGTGTTATGCATGCACGCGCCATATGCATGTGACTCTGTGTTCCGTGACATGACTTTCTATGCTTCGTTCACTATATATCTGCAACATGTGTTTTATCCAATTTTATTTAAGGACATGTTTGAATCCCCTTCTCTAAATTTCAGAGAGCTAAAGTCTCCAAACAGATAATTTAAAGTTAGCTCTAAACTGGACTTGAGACTCTGTACCTCTCCCAAACACTTGATCAGTATGCAACTGGACTGCAGTCTGCAGACTCGAGGACTCGAAGATGGGACTGAGATTTAAGAAATAATAATAAAATGGTTTTAATTAACTCGCCACTTGAAAAAAAAATACTCGCACGGTGGAAACGAAAACAAGTATGCCCTGATATATGACGACATGCACTATACGTAGTCTTTAAATAATTCAAAATTCATGTGAACAAATacaaaacaaaactagaaatCAGCAGAGAGCTATGTGAGACTTGGTAGCAGAAGATCTTGTGACCAGAACTTACCACGCCTAACCTTCGACAAGCTGTGAGCAAAATCGAAGGCCGCACTTGTGGTAAGGTTTGGCATGAAAATGAGTCTATGACATGTGGGGCAGGGTGCTAAGAAAGTGTGGCATGCTATAGCTATGGCAGTGAACCAAACAGCTGCCGAAGAAACTATGGCATGACTATCCTTTGGCATGACAAGTTCTGGTcaccaaccaaacatgcccttttAAACATACCTATGATATATTTCCTCCATCCCAAAACTCATGTTTTGTTAGACATGGCTCTGACCTATACTTAAAATTTTGTGGTACAGAATTGATGTAACTAGATTTGTATTCAAAagatttcacaaaaaaaaaagatttgtaTTCAAATGTACCTATGATTTATACATATTAATGGGGCACCTATTTGGTCAACTCATTGCTGTTCTACAAAAATGTGTTTTATATTTTCAGATGGAGGGCAACTTGCCAAAATATATACTCCAATTAAGTGACATTTTGAAGTTGTCGTAGGTAAATCATTTCAAAGACATTGgctacaaataattttaattaagtaCCATGCATTTTCAGGTAGTCTTACGTCAATCATTTTGAAACTTTGATTATTGAATGATTTTATTAAATGAACCGGACAGAGGAGTTGATGAATATGTTGATAAAGATGAAGATCCAAAGTGGGCAAATGACGCCCCCGAAGGAGGTTACAACAGAAACAAAGAACTACGACGACTAGGACAAACTCTAACAACACCACCCCACTCGCAGCACCAGAGCACAGTCACAGGATAATAATGCCAACAACCAAAAAGGAAAAAAGTCTAAAGAAgaggcaaagaaacctttgccaacAAGTCCTAGAAGACTCGACCTTTTAACCCCATCAAAGGCTTGAGAAGTTCTAGCAGTAACAATTCTTGTAAGCGGTCTGCACAGTCTTGAATGACACACTCATTGAATGATTTCTACATGTTTAGTTTGAATGTATGGAAGTGAAGATGTGGTTGCTTGCTCATCGTGCACTCGCGAGCTGCGTGCTGCCGCAGCTGCTTCTCATAGCGCATCCATGGAAGAAAATTTTGGCGGAGGCTAAGGAGGGGATCCACTGGTTAGCAgttgggtgtgtgtgtgtgtgggggggggggggggggggggggggggggggtgggggggtggggCTCAAACACCTCCGCCCCACTTCTGGATTCGCCCCGATATACAGGGTGCTCCCACAAGCAGAGCCCAAGCAAAAAGTTAGTTGCTAGCAGAGATGAAGCTCGAACAAAGGAGCGAGCTCGATGATGGAGGTGGGTGCTCAGAATCATTGTCACTACTAGCTAAGTTGAGCTTGAGCCGAGGGATGCTCGAGTGGGTGAGTTCACCACCCGTGGGATGGAGTTCATGGGGTGAGCGAGCTTATCAGTGTAGCGGGGTAGGCGGCGGAGTGCAGCAGGCAAGGGTGCATCATGCGTGGAGGAGGGAGAGCAGATGCGAAAAATGCAAGAAGTGCTGTCACGACACTAATCAATATGTTGCAGAATGGTCCATGCAAAGGAAAAGTGGGTTGGAGTGATTCTCTATATCAACCCATGATGGCTAGGTGGGCCAGCCACGAGACGTGCAGCGTCATAAAAATACAAAAGCAGTAGCAATGGGAGGAGTGTGGAGAAACCGGATGGCGAACTTGCGGCGAGCTCACGCTCGAGGCGCATATTCTCTATACAACAAATATGGCTTTCTATGACTGATTTCGCTATGAGAACAAAGCAAATTTGTCACTAAATCATTCCATTTATGACACTTTCTAATAGCTAGTTTAGATTAATGAAGAATATCTAGCATCAGGAGTCAGAGAAGCCCTACTCAAAGTCGTCATAAGCCTACTTCAATGTCATATTTGACAATACTTGTCCACCATAATTGTTTAATTATCATAGCCGATTTGAAATTGTCACCACAAGATACCAAGTAACAATGGAATAATGACATGCTAGGATCCAGAGGTCAGAGCAAAAGGGAAACTCAATAGGATATAAAACAAGGAATCAACTCCACTGTAAGGTGGTGTCCATTATTTACATTAGTTATAGGGGTATTTACAGATGAAAATTAAGTTTGAATTCCAAAACTCCTAAAATAAATAACAGATTCATTTCTAGGCATATGTGATGCTTATGTATTTTGTTCGTCCAACTATGCTAAAATCATCCATAAAACCCTACAAGTTTGTGATACTTTGAACTTGTAATTAGTGAAAACCTCAACAAAATTTTCAAACCTTAGAGCATCTCCGGTAGTCTTTCTTAAACTCACTCTTTAAATTTGAAGAGTCATTTGAACAAAAGTCACTCTCTATATCTTTCCACTGCTCAACAACGTTTTTATATCTTGTACACACTCTAAAGAGACAATCTGATTCTCAATCTTTAGCTTGCGAGATTCAGAATAGAGGATGATAATATTTAAATATCTAATTAAAGAAGCTGTTAGAGGGTATTTTCACTAAATCTCTATTTTCTATCAATAAGGAAGAATATATAGAGGCTCTGCTTGAAGTTGCTCTTAAAACAATTATgaatactagcaaatatgcccagTGCGTTACGACGGGAGGAAAAAACCTATTAAATATTTATGGGAATAACAATAAGAATGGTACATATTATTTATGTTTCACCGTTTATAAATTCAAAAATTAAATGTtataatttattttgtgatggACATGATATCTATAATATAATTTATTGTTGGCAACTACGAGAATAACTATTAAGCCTATATCGAACTAAAATATAATTTTGATGGTTTTTTCACATACCTCGAAGCACATAAATTTTTAGATATAAATACATCATAACTTTAATTTTTGTTCTATATATGTGCTGGTATAATAAAATATCGAGTTTCATGACCTTTGAGGACCCATAAAATTTATGAACATGGAGTTAGTTACTGATGTGTCGAAGATTGGTCTATCCAGTGATGATTATGATGGGAGACATCTCTCAACTTTTCACATGCTAGCCCTCACCGTGGTGTGTAGAGTTATATTTATTTAGACTGGATTAGATAAGTAATAAAGTGCATCAAGATTTTAGTTCATGTTTTGATTAGTTGAAATATTGGCCAATCTAGATTTACAATAAGACGTTACAATTTGGTATTAGAAATCTTTATTTTCTTAGAGATTGCAAAAAGTCAATGGTTCAAATATCCATAATATTATATTGATTATTTATTATACTGGAGAAAGAAAAAGATAACCTGAGCGGATAAACAAACAACCAATAAACAATAAAAAGATCCAAAACAAAAATAAATTGGATGGAAACTGAAACGTACACGACCCAACCTaggaaaagaaaaatattatttatttattagaccAAAATCGAAGGGACCACGGTTAATAGGATCGAACGGACACAGAATTGACTTCGAAAAAAAATAGTTGCATGATTGCAGAAACCGAGCCACTTTAGGATTAGAGAAAATTAGTTCCTTGGCCTTAAAAAATTATGCTTAGTTTCTTGGCCCTTTTTCAATTGAACTTGCTTATTTGGCCCTAAAACAAATTTTGTTTTGGTTCTTGGCCCTTCCATTAGTTAGATAAGGTAAAGGTGTTAAAAGCAACATGAAATGACTATTTTACCCCTGACACCAAATGCAACTAGAGCCATATAGACCTTTCAGAGGTTGCCTACTATCAATAATTTTCTAAAATAAGGtacaatattttttttcaaacatggaattgttattatttttattttttataaaataatttcccaaataataattattattgggatatattatatataaaataatttCATGCTTAGTTTTTTATATGTTTTTTGAgaaattatatatataataatagtttGATGCTTGAAAAAATATTGTATCttattttgggaaattattgataGTAGGCAGCCTGAAAGGCATGTATGACTCTATTGTAGGTTGCTATAGTGTTTGCATGGAATTTTTTTGCACAGAAATTTATTTATGACAGAAATTTTgcttctttattattaggtaggtAAGATAAGATATAGATTAGAGGTATCGATTTTACAAAGTGTAATGAATTTTTAACATGACGGGCCGTCATTGCTTGGCTGCTGTGAACGTGGCCCAAGTCGGCATTGCCGGTGACTGATCCGCTAGGCCGTTCGTGGAACAAGCTGCTGGACTGGTGCCACCTAAGCCGTGAGCGCCGTGCGGCCTGGCCCGCGTAACGCCTGAGCGGACCGGCTTGTCACGCAGTGTGACACAGGAGGCCTGCTGGTCGTTTGAGGGAATTGCTTCCCCAACTCCTCGTACTTATTATCTCTTGAATTTTTGCTTAAAAAAACCTATCTCTTGAATTTCCTTTCTTTTATTTATACAAGGTTAATTCAAAAGAATGCGTCCTATTCGATTCACAATTGACATATGGGCAAGGTGATCAGTGAGCCCAAGTTACCTGTGATTAGAGCGAGTCTTCACACTTTTGAGTTGTGAGCTCTTCTTTTGCCATGGCCACCAGGTTGtacacttttttttttggaataacTAAAAATATGAACTACATGTGTGGTAAAAAGAAATCTTTAAATTACCAAAAAAAACATACATGCAGCGACTCTATAATCAACACCAATAGTCATTCAACATTCAATAGCAACAACTCAATAATTTTCAATGGTTTGTTACATTATTTATTAAGCAAATAACACAAGGGCAGCATATACTATAATTAGCTAGAGTAAAGAAtgaatatttgtcaaataagtcAGGATTAGCGAGGCGAGGTGAGGTGCGGATCTAGCATTGAGGCAGCAGAGGATTTGGTGAGGTGAGGAGTCCAACTTCTCTTCGAGTTCACACTTTGCCGGTGCCACCCCTCATGTACTTTTTCTCAGGGCAAGCGTGTCAATGCCAACATGCTTGGTTGCGGGCTTGGG
The sequence above is drawn from the Miscanthus floridulus cultivar M001 chromosome 15, ASM1932011v1, whole genome shotgun sequence genome and encodes:
- the LOC136508363 gene encoding non-specific lipid-transfer protein-like, which translates into the protein MARVQLTVTIAVMAAVLAVLAAAATTSEAAVTCGQVNSAIGPCLAYARGSGTSPSAACCSGVRSLNSAAQSTVDKRTACNCLKSAAGRVSGLNAGNAASIPSKCGVSIPYTISTSIDCSRVN